A single region of the Oleispira antarctica RB-8 genome encodes:
- a CDS encoding Sodium/solute symporter family protein, translating to MELQTLTYIVVGITFAVYMGIAVWARAGSTKEFYVAGGGINPIANGMATAADWMSAASFISMAGLIAFMGYGGSVFLMGWTGGFVLLAMLLAPYLRKYGKFTVPEFIGDRFYSRTARIVAVVCLIICSVTYVIGQMKGIGVAFSRFLEVSYDIGLLIGMFIVFFYAVLGGMKGITYTQIAQFCVLILAYTIPAIFISLNLTGNPIPQLGLGSTMIGSDVYLLDRLDQVVSELGFAEYTTQARLSTVNMFAYTMSLMIGTAGLPHVIIRFFTVPKVKDARASAFWALIFISILYTTAPAVAGMARLNMINTIETTQSENLKYDERPQWFKNWEKTGLLKFEDKNGDGRIQYVADPEKNEMVKIDRDIMVLANPEIAQLPNWVIALVAAGGLAAALSTAAGLLLAIASAISHDLLKGVFAPNITEKQELLASRVAMAAAIVGAGYLGFNPPDFAAGTVALAFGLAASSIFPALMMGIFSKRINKEGAIAGMISGITVTLLYVFQHKGIMFVADTSFLGDMPANWFFGIEPNAFGVIGAVVNFSVANLVSRVTAEPPQEVQDLVEHIRVPCGVEEAHDH from the coding sequence ATGGAATTACAAACACTCACGTATATTGTGGTTGGTATTACCTTTGCTGTGTATATGGGCATTGCAGTTTGGGCGCGTGCAGGTTCAACCAAAGAGTTCTATGTTGCTGGCGGCGGTATTAATCCGATTGCTAACGGTATGGCAACCGCGGCAGATTGGATGTCAGCAGCATCGTTTATTTCGATGGCGGGGCTGATTGCATTTATGGGTTATGGCGGTTCGGTTTTCTTAATGGGTTGGACAGGTGGCTTTGTTTTATTAGCAATGCTACTCGCACCGTATTTAAGAAAGTACGGGAAATTTACCGTACCTGAATTTATCGGTGATCGATTTTATTCACGTACCGCACGCATTGTCGCGGTGGTCTGTTTAATTATTTGTTCAGTAACGTATGTAATCGGACAAATGAAAGGCATCGGCGTAGCGTTTTCTCGCTTCTTAGAAGTGAGCTATGATATTGGTCTACTCATCGGTATGTTTATTGTTTTCTTCTACGCAGTATTAGGCGGCATGAAGGGCATTACCTATACTCAAATCGCTCAATTTTGCGTATTGATTTTGGCCTATACCATTCCTGCTATTTTTATCTCGTTAAACTTAACAGGTAATCCTATTCCGCAGTTAGGACTGGGCAGCACTATGATTGGTTCGGATGTGTATTTGTTAGATCGACTTGATCAAGTCGTGAGTGAATTAGGATTTGCTGAATACACAACACAGGCGCGACTGAGTACGGTGAACATGTTTGCTTATACCATGTCGTTAATGATTGGTACGGCAGGTTTGCCCCACGTAATTATTCGTTTCTTCACGGTTCCTAAAGTAAAAGATGCGCGCGCTTCTGCATTTTGGGCGTTGATCTTTATCTCTATTCTTTATACTACCGCTCCTGCTGTTGCCGGTATGGCACGACTCAACATGATTAATACGATTGAAACGACGCAAAGTGAAAACCTTAAGTATGACGAGCGTCCTCAATGGTTTAAGAATTGGGAAAAAACAGGTTTATTAAAATTTGAAGATAAAAATGGTGATGGCAGAATTCAATACGTTGCTGATCCAGAGAAAAATGAAATGGTTAAAATTGACCGTGACATTATGGTATTGGCCAATCCTGAAATTGCACAGTTACCTAACTGGGTCATTGCGCTGGTAGCCGCGGGGGGGTTAGCCGCTGCGTTATCAACCGCTGCAGGGTTACTGTTAGCGATTGCTTCAGCTATTTCACACGATTTACTGAAAGGGGTTTTCGCTCCCAATATTACCGAAAAGCAAGAACTACTGGCAAGCCGGGTAGCAATGGCTGCCGCGATTGTGGGGGCGGGATATCTTGGATTTAATCCACCCGACTTTGCTGCCGGTACGGTAGCGCTCGCATTTGGTTTAGCCGCTTCTTCTATCTTTCCTGCCTTGATGATGGGCATCTTCAGTAAGCGTATCAATAAAGAAGGTGCCATTGCCGGTATGATTTCGGGTATTACGGTAACCTTGCTTTATGTGTTCCAACATAAAGGGATTATGTTTGTTGCCGATACGTCTTTCTTAGGCGATATGCCAGCCAATTGGTTCTTCGGAATTGAACCGAATGCTTTTGGTGTTATTGGTGCGGTCGTGAACTTCTCGGTAGCCAACTTAGTATCAAGAGTAACTGCAGAACCACCACAAGAAGTGCAAGACTTGGTTGAGCACATTCGAGTTCCTTGTGGTGTTGAAGAAGCACATGATCATTAG
- a CDS encoding Exonuclease produces the protein MLWLKFFWLRCQQFYYRRYLKQSRYGHLLQDCWDESFSPFKTNAFIHCHNVEFLVADLEMSSLNENEGEILSIGWVIIKHGRIQLASAEHHLLKAKKTVGQSAIIHNLRDCELQKGENMMFVVERFLQLAAGKVLVFHHAPLDMAYLDNASKALFFSPMLLPVIDTLAIEKKKILRQQAPIKVGELRLAECRSRYNLPAYPAHNALMDALAAAELLLAQLDHKGKKVRLADLF, from the coding sequence ATGCTGTGGTTAAAATTTTTCTGGCTACGCTGTCAGCAGTTTTATTATCGTCGTTACTTAAAGCAATCACGCTACGGTCATTTATTGCAAGACTGCTGGGACGAAAGCTTTAGCCCTTTTAAAACCAATGCATTTATTCACTGTCATAACGTTGAGTTTTTAGTAGCTGACTTAGAAATGTCATCATTGAATGAAAACGAAGGAGAAATATTAAGCATCGGTTGGGTCATCATTAAACACGGAAGAATTCAGCTTGCTAGCGCCGAACATCATCTTCTCAAAGCCAAAAAAACAGTGGGTCAAAGTGCAATCATTCATAACTTACGTGACTGTGAATTACAGAAAGGCGAGAACATGATGTTTGTGGTTGAGCGTTTTTTACAGCTGGCCGCAGGAAAAGTCTTAGTTTTCCATCACGCACCACTCGATATGGCTTATTTAGACAACGCCAGCAAAGCACTATTTTTTAGCCCTATGCTATTGCCAGTGATCGATACTCTCGCCATTGAAAAGAAAAAAATATTACGCCAACAAGCGCCTATTAAAGTGGGCGAACTGCGCTTAGCAGAATGTCGCTCTCGCTATAACTTACCCGCCTACCCTGCTCATAATGCATTGATGGATGCTCTCGCTGCGGCCGAACTGTTACTCGCGCAACTCGATCATAAAGGAAAAAAGGTACGTCTAGCAGACTTGTTCTAA
- a CDS encoding Putative lytic transglycosylase: MKRRRLLAAASLLPFAPWAIASEFTDFMDAQEAGAKSLETEFEAYQAAYLREFESYKKDIEKEWGEARTSSPSTWVSYKDTKKSRTTLDYRENTIEVAIRADDNPTPEKVAELVSEAMTKPASEAIKQDPILHKVNKQTIIIGDILMSGIVLKKEAISELVDQAKMLIDEDSKGEYVKVTVQLPEKAKTARVRQFLPAVKKYSKEFKVEIPLVLAVIHTESAFNPLAQSHVPAFGLMQIVPNSAGKDVQKLIYKRNHAPSSSMLFKPDINIQHGCAYLHILNYRYLKSIKNKAAREHCCIAAYNTGAGNVARAFTGKTNVRTAAKIINRMSPDEVYLHLRENLKYKEARDYVLRVNQHKSLYTV; encoded by the coding sequence ATGAAACGTCGCCGACTACTTGCTGCTGCATCCTTATTACCTTTTGCACCATGGGCTATTGCCTCTGAATTTACTGATTTTATGGATGCACAAGAAGCCGGAGCTAAATCATTAGAAACCGAATTTGAAGCGTATCAAGCAGCGTATTTAAGAGAATTTGAGTCTTACAAAAAAGATATTGAAAAAGAGTGGGGTGAGGCAAGAACCAGTTCACCCTCTACTTGGGTAAGCTACAAAGATACTAAAAAATCCAGAACTACATTAGATTATCGTGAAAATACCATTGAAGTTGCGATTCGTGCCGATGATAACCCAACGCCTGAAAAGGTAGCAGAACTCGTATCGGAAGCGATGACTAAACCTGCCAGTGAAGCTATAAAACAAGATCCTATTCTTCATAAAGTCAATAAACAAACGATCATTATTGGCGATATTCTGATGTCTGGCATTGTGCTGAAAAAAGAGGCAATTTCAGAGTTAGTTGATCAAGCTAAAATGTTGATCGATGAAGATTCAAAAGGTGAATATGTAAAGGTAACCGTGCAGTTACCTGAAAAAGCCAAAACGGCCCGTGTCCGTCAATTTTTGCCGGCCGTTAAGAAATACAGCAAAGAATTTAAAGTCGAAATCCCGCTAGTGCTTGCCGTTATTCATACCGAATCCGCATTTAACCCATTGGCTCAAAGCCATGTTCCAGCATTTGGTTTGATGCAAATCGTACCTAATTCGGCGGGCAAAGATGTACAGAAATTAATTTATAAGCGTAACCACGCTCCTTCCTCTTCCATGCTTTTTAAACCTGACATCAATATTCAACACGGCTGTGCTTATTTGCACATCCTGAATTATCGCTATCTAAAATCGATTAAAAATAAAGCAGCGAGAGAACACTGCTGCATTGCGGCTTATAATACCGGCGCAGGTAATGTTGCTAGAGCGTTTACTGGGAAAACAAATGTCAGAACAGCGGCTAAAATAATTAACCGAATGAGTCCTGACGAAGTCTATCTGCACTTACGAGAAAACTTAAAATATAAAGAAGCGAGAGATTATGTACTGCGAGTGAATCAGCACAAATCTTTATATACCGTATAG
- a CDS encoding putative methyl-accepting chemotaxis sensory transducer, whose protein sequence is MAYSVKTKLVLAATVPALFTTFLVTFLAVKDMREQRDQLAQASQEFINNQSSAVSPEAMSLFIQQQWQSTFDAQAVIAIPGIFIIASLLVIAALYLVNKLTSGINKLVAGVETMSSTSTPLSFRISTHDTHDMSPLAHQLNAMMERVEHVMIKVRDISNNLQDSAEVLRTNAKNNQLNTENLFLNMDSVSTAMTELETASSEIASNVQAAHQEVTDVNSTGQSVSAQIHDLDKQFIALNNVTSSSANDVSELSTQVEGIYGILQTIQGIAEQTNLLALNAAIEAARAGEQGRGFAVVADEVRNLAGKTQQSTEEIQQMIEGLKKSADRSMNAMTQSSTATKSLSESFKQANEEILVLFNRLELVNNMNAQIATASEEQTQVITDISQSTESAKVLSENTQQASSSTGEQAEALIATSNNLKEMVAEFNFS, encoded by the coding sequence ATGGCATACTCTGTTAAAACCAAATTGGTACTCGCGGCAACAGTCCCCGCCTTATTCACGACCTTCCTTGTAACATTTTTGGCCGTTAAAGATATGCGCGAACAGCGTGATCAGTTAGCGCAGGCGAGCCAAGAATTCATTAATAATCAATCCAGTGCGGTCTCGCCTGAAGCGATGAGTCTTTTTATTCAACAGCAATGGCAATCAACCTTTGATGCTCAAGCCGTTATCGCCATTCCTGGTATATTTATCATCGCAAGCCTTCTTGTGATTGCCGCACTCTATTTAGTGAACAAACTAACCTCCGGAATCAATAAACTGGTGGCGGGCGTGGAAACAATGTCCAGTACCAGCACACCGCTTAGCTTTCGCATATCGACCCACGATACCCATGATATGAGCCCCCTTGCCCATCAATTAAATGCGATGATGGAAAGAGTCGAACACGTCATGATCAAGGTGCGAGATATTTCGAACAACCTGCAAGATTCTGCTGAAGTATTGCGTACCAATGCCAAAAATAACCAACTTAATACTGAAAATTTATTTCTCAATATGGACAGCGTCAGCACTGCAATGACCGAATTAGAAACCGCCTCTTCTGAAATTGCATCCAACGTACAAGCCGCACATCAAGAAGTAACTGACGTAAATAGCACCGGACAATCTGTTAGCGCCCAGATTCATGATCTTGATAAGCAATTTATCGCATTAAATAATGTCACTTCTTCCAGTGCAAATGACGTGAGTGAGCTTAGTACACAAGTGGAAGGTATTTATGGCATTTTACAAACGATTCAAGGCATTGCTGAACAAACCAATTTATTAGCGCTTAACGCAGCCATTGAAGCAGCGAGAGCAGGCGAACAAGGCCGAGGATTTGCGGTAGTGGCCGATGAAGTTCGAAACCTTGCGGGTAAAACACAGCAGTCAACAGAAGAAATTCAGCAGATGATTGAAGGGCTTAAAAAGAGTGCCGACCGCTCAATGAACGCGATGACACAAAGCAGCACGGCCACTAAATCATTATCGGAATCGTTTAAACAAGCGAATGAAGAGATTCTAGTATTATTCAACCGCCTTGAACTGGTCAATAACATGAATGCTCAGATCGCAACCGCCAGCGAAGAGCAGACTCAAGTTATTACCGATATTAGCCAGTCTACTGAGTCTGCAAAAGTATTATCTGAAAATACTCAACAAGCTTCTAGTTCGACCGGAGAACAAGCTGAAGCATTAATTGCTACGTCGAATAACTTGAAAGAAATGGTCGCTGAATTTAATTTTTCTTAA
- a CDS encoding Putative transporter (DMT superfamily protein) gives MRTLFIYYVAITLPSHSLKADVLLVIVTLLAAISWMFSKEAVSEMPPLLFIGSRFLLAGIFLALFCKRSLFSLNSKQWLASTQVGILFGLAMCLWIFGLFYAKNLGEGAFITSIASILVAPISYLIFKAKVEKSNWLALPVAFIGLGLLGLENGFHPEQSQLFFLGAAILLSLTFILNGRAAARMSATALTAISLTFVGIMAILISVFVETWPEAATVSMTQWLLLSALIGTAARFLLQTYAQGLTTPSHAAVIMILEPIWTALIAAAWFNERMSGMQLIGCSLIFSALIINRWSSVRIWLKSRGH, from the coding sequence ATGCGTACCTTATTTATTTACTACGTTGCTATAACCTTGCCTAGTCACTCTCTTAAAGCTGATGTTCTGCTCGTTATTGTTACCCTACTTGCCGCCATCAGCTGGATGTTCTCTAAAGAAGCTGTCAGTGAAATGCCACCGTTATTATTTATTGGCAGTCGCTTTTTATTAGCCGGTATTTTTCTTGCTCTATTTTGTAAACGCTCTCTTTTTAGCCTTAATTCCAAACAATGGTTAGCCTCCACTCAAGTAGGCATCTTATTTGGGTTGGCTATGTGTTTATGGATTTTTGGCTTGTTCTACGCGAAGAACTTGGGTGAAGGCGCGTTTATTACCAGTATTGCCTCCATACTCGTGGCACCGATCAGCTACCTTATTTTTAAAGCCAAAGTAGAGAAAAGCAATTGGCTAGCGCTGCCCGTTGCGTTTATTGGCTTAGGATTATTAGGCTTAGAGAACGGCTTTCATCCAGAACAAAGCCAACTGTTCTTTCTCGGTGCAGCCATCTTATTATCGCTTACCTTTATCTTAAACGGACGCGCGGCCGCTCGTATGTCGGCCACAGCATTAACGGCGATATCCCTCACCTTCGTCGGTATCATGGCCATCTTGATTTCTGTCTTCGTCGAAACGTGGCCAGAAGCAGCGACTGTATCGATGACACAGTGGTTATTACTCAGCGCACTGATCGGCACCGCCGCTCGCTTTTTACTACAGACCTATGCCCAAGGGCTAACAACCCCCAGTCATGCCGCCGTTATTATGATTTTAGAACCTATTTGGACGGCGTTAATAGCGGCCGCTTGGTTCAATGAAAGAATGTCTGGTATGCAGCTTATTGGCTGCAGTTTGATATTTTCAGCGCTGATTATTAATCGTTGGTCGAGTGTTCGTATTTGGTTAAAAAGTAGAGGGCACTAA
- a CDS encoding Nitroreductase family protein encodes MPTQIQGPHFCSDDSELLSEIMSARRDVRGNRFLADELAQEDIEHIFAAALMAPSVGFSQPWEFITITNRTTKELIADSFFIENEKAKALFQAGKFEVGKLEQYQQLKLEGILESPLNIAVFYNPKNGPVLGQTSMPDMGRYSVVCAIQNMWLKARSLNIGMGWVSILDPIKVKTILNAPADRELIAYLCLGKVDKFYDKPELETLKWQEKKTSQQVIFSDSY; translated from the coding sequence ATGCCCACACAGATTCAAGGCCCGCACTTTTGTTCCGACGATAGTGAGTTACTCAGTGAAATAATGTCGGCAAGACGTGATGTGCGAGGCAATCGGTTTCTAGCGGATGAATTAGCCCAAGAAGACATCGAACACATTTTTGCAGCGGCCCTCATGGCGCCTTCTGTTGGCTTTTCTCAACCTTGGGAATTCATCACAATCACAAACCGTACAACGAAAGAGCTCATCGCCGACAGCTTCTTTATTGAAAATGAAAAAGCCAAAGCACTCTTCCAAGCCGGAAAATTCGAGGTTGGTAAACTCGAACAATATCAACAGCTTAAGCTAGAGGGTATTCTTGAATCGCCGTTGAATATTGCTGTATTTTATAATCCGAAAAATGGTCCGGTACTCGGCCAAACCAGCATGCCCGACATGGGCCGCTACAGCGTAGTCTGTGCAATACAAAACATGTGGCTAAAAGCACGATCACTCAACATTGGCATGGGCTGGGTCAGTATTCTTGACCCGATTAAAGTGAAGACGATTTTGAATGCCCCCGCAGATAGAGAGCTGATTGCGTATCTATGCTTAGGCAAGGTCGATAAGTTCTACGATAAGCCCGAATTGGAAACCCTCAAGTGGCAGGAAAAAAAGACATCACAGCAGGTCATTTTTTCCGACAGCTACTAA
- a CDS encoding Transcriptional regulator, LysR family codes for MKASIDISRVDLNLFVVFDVIYREGNLTRASEALNLSQPAVSHALSRLRDRFDDPLFERSGKKMVPTPLAKAIVERVREGLGNLESTLSDGLIFDPATAERTFTIAMRDVLEAKALPEIAKHLQLIAPHISIRSVQMSRRDIENALIRGTIDFAADVLIPVSKQVHHGLIGSEGLSVMMAKGHPLAAKLSSQTFNIKDYLHAKHIQVSSRASGLGIEDVALSRLGESREIAMRCQHYYAAAKVIEKTDWLLTLPTTYASALSDESHPNNPYIIFPLPFKAEPLEVHLYWHHKAEHDPAMIWCKQQIENLLMG; via the coding sequence ATGAAAGCGAGTATTGATATTTCACGAGTAGATCTTAATTTATTCGTCGTCTTTGATGTGATTTACCGCGAGGGTAATCTGACTCGTGCGAGCGAAGCCCTTAATCTTTCTCAGCCTGCGGTAAGCCATGCGCTGTCTCGCTTGCGAGACCGTTTTGATGATCCTTTATTTGAACGATCTGGCAAAAAAATGGTGCCAACACCATTGGCAAAAGCCATTGTTGAACGGGTACGCGAAGGGCTTGGGAATTTAGAATCGACCTTAAGCGACGGCCTAATATTTGATCCTGCCACCGCCGAGCGTACCTTTACCATTGCCATGCGTGATGTATTAGAAGCGAAAGCCTTACCTGAAATAGCCAAACATCTGCAACTCATCGCGCCGCATATTAGTATTCGAAGCGTGCAAATGTCGCGACGTGATATCGAAAATGCCCTCATTCGTGGCACCATCGATTTCGCAGCGGATGTACTCATTCCCGTTTCTAAACAGGTGCATCATGGTTTGATTGGTAGTGAAGGATTATCGGTGATGATGGCTAAAGGTCATCCGCTTGCAGCCAAGCTCAGCAGCCAAACGTTTAACATTAAAGATTATTTACACGCCAAGCACATACAAGTTTCTAGTCGCGCTAGCGGTTTAGGCATAGAAGATGTAGCGTTATCGCGCTTAGGTGAGAGTCGTGAAATTGCGATGCGCTGCCAGCATTATTATGCTGCTGCGAAAGTGATTGAAAAAACAGACTGGTTGCTTACTTTACCGACTACCTATGCTTCAGCCCTGAGTGATGAAAGCCATCCAAACAACCCATATATTATTTTCCCCTTGCCCTTCAAGGCTGAGCCATTAGAGGTGCACTTGTATTGGCATCATAAAGCGGAACATGATCCTGCGATGATCTGGTGCAAGCAGCAAATTGAGAATCTGTTGATGGGTTAA
- a CDS encoding Short chain dehydrogenase, which yields MSRVLITGAASGLGRALALRFAKEGADICIADINQVGAAETLTLVEQAGGRGWIHNIDVTKPEQWQILLAEVEKRWQGIDVVINNAGVATGDRIEQGDWSTWEWVIDINLKSVALGCRTFTPMMKKQGSGNFINTASLAGLMTAPLMASYNVTKAAVVALSDTMHHELKPYGIGTTVLCPGFFRTNLDKGMRTSDPQLLKMVDKVFESSELTADDVADICYRDMKKNKLICNPHKMGRRAYFIKRYMPWLFSHLVGKTAAKMKKYDPAFSQNKK from the coding sequence ATGAGCAGAGTATTAATCACCGGCGCGGCAAGTGGTTTAGGCCGAGCACTAGCCCTTCGCTTTGCAAAAGAAGGCGCAGACATCTGTATCGCCGACATCAATCAAGTAGGCGCGGCTGAAACATTGACCCTAGTCGAGCAAGCGGGCGGTCGCGGCTGGATACATAACATTGATGTCACCAAGCCCGAGCAATGGCAAATTCTATTGGCAGAAGTTGAAAAACGCTGGCAGGGTATCGACGTGGTCATTAACAATGCGGGCGTCGCCACTGGCGATCGTATTGAACAAGGTGATTGGTCTACTTGGGAATGGGTTATCGATATTAATCTAAAGAGCGTTGCTTTAGGTTGCCGCACATTTACTCCAATGATGAAAAAACAGGGCAGTGGAAACTTTATTAATACTGCTTCTCTTGCCGGTTTAATGACTGCACCGTTAATGGCTTCTTATAATGTCACTAAGGCGGCCGTGGTTGCCCTCAGCGATACTATGCATCACGAACTTAAGCCTTATGGCATTGGCACTACCGTATTATGCCCAGGTTTCTTCCGCACCAATTTAGATAAAGGTATGCGCACCAGCGACCCGCAATTATTAAAGATGGTCGACAAGGTTTTTGAGTCTTCTGAGCTAACCGCTGATGATGTGGCGGATATTTGCTATCGTGATATGAAGAAGAATAAGCTAATTTGTAATCCTCATAAAATGGGACGTCGTGCTTATTTCATCAAGCGCTACATGCCTTGGCTTTTCTCTCATTTAGTGGGTAAAACTGCGGCTAAAATGAAAAAGTATGACCCAGCTTTTTCTCAAAATAAAAAGTAG
- a CDS encoding Aminoglycoside phosphotransferase produces MSEQFIDQAKALRSSDAFDIQAVHDWLTSQGIELGNELPEVKQFSGGASNLTYHLKYPDTVTGGDLILRRPPAGHKAASAHDMKREFNVMKGLKPVYPFVPDMIAFCDDQSVIDSDFYVMERLNGIIPRNNLPRGMTLSPSESRNFSFSVLDKLIDLHKVDYQAAGLDNLGKGEGYVKRQVYGWNGRYTKSKTWNVPSFNKTMDWLSRNQPDDVLTCIIHNDYRMDNVVLDPTDPQQIIGVLDWEMATLGDPLMDLGNSMAYWVQADDDWFLRQIRRQPTHLPGMLTRDEVVDYYCDKMGFDKSNWAFYEVFGLFRLGVIVQQIYYRYHHKQTDNKAFKNFWLIVHYINWRCKKIIKESGIK; encoded by the coding sequence ATGTCAGAACAATTTATTGATCAAGCAAAAGCACTGCGCAGCAGCGATGCCTTTGATATTCAAGCCGTTCATGATTGGTTAACAAGCCAAGGCATTGAATTAGGCAATGAGCTACCCGAAGTAAAACAATTCTCGGGGGGTGCTTCTAACCTGACCTATCATTTAAAGTATCCTGATACCGTCACCGGTGGCGACTTAATTTTACGTCGTCCACCTGCAGGCCACAAAGCCGCATCGGCTCATGATATGAAGCGCGAATTTAATGTCATGAAAGGGCTAAAACCTGTTTACCCTTTTGTACCCGACATGATTGCATTCTGCGATGATCAATCGGTTATCGATTCTGATTTTTATGTTATGGAAAGATTGAACGGTATTATTCCGCGCAACAATCTTCCTCGAGGCATGACCTTATCTCCTTCAGAAAGTAGAAATTTTAGTTTTTCAGTATTAGATAAACTGATTGATTTACACAAGGTCGACTACCAAGCTGCAGGCCTTGATAATTTGGGCAAAGGCGAAGGTTATGTAAAGCGTCAAGTCTATGGTTGGAATGGTCGCTATACCAAATCTAAAACGTGGAATGTACCCAGCTTTAATAAAACAATGGATTGGCTCAGCCGCAATCAACCAGACGATGTATTGACCTGTATTATTCATAACGATTATCGCATGGATAACGTTGTTCTTGATCCTACTGACCCGCAACAAATCATTGGTGTACTCGACTGGGAAATGGCTACCTTAGGTGATCCGTTAATGGACCTAGGGAATAGCATGGCTTATTGGGTTCAAGCGGATGATGATTGGTTTTTACGCCAAATTCGTCGTCAGCCAACACATCTTCCTGGTATGTTAACCCGAGATGAAGTGGTTGATTATTACTGCGATAAAATGGGCTTTGATAAATCAAACTGGGCTTTCTACGAAGTCTTTGGTTTGTTCCGTTTGGGTGTTATTGTGCAGCAAATTTATTATCGCTATCACCATAAGCAAACAGATAATAAGGCCTTTAAGAATTTTTGGTTGATCGTGCATTACATCAACTGGCGCTGTAAAAAAATTATTAAAGAATCAGGCATTAAATAA
- the gpm gene encoding Phosphoglycerate mutase — translation MASIYLVRHGQAGFNKLDYDQLSDLGHQQGELIGQSLLARSIEAGLVVHGDMRRHRETMQGAQKKWHAYGPIFENAGFNEFDGDHIIAAAHAELNIPGYHKDGIASHKLVQKAALGAYLIKQDNPRKAFQDLFSTSINRWISGEHDDDYIESWLQFTQRCRQALFDTIERAAGKDVVVFTSGGPITAIIQHCLGLSDHYAFQFNETLVNAGITQLLYNPQGRISLASCNEQEHLISAGKKFLTYR, via the coding sequence ATGGCATCGATCTATCTCGTTCGTCACGGTCAAGCGGGCTTTAACAAGCTCGACTATGATCAGCTGTCCGATCTTGGCCACCAGCAAGGCGAACTAATAGGCCAATCGCTATTAGCCCGCTCTATTGAAGCAGGGCTTGTGGTTCATGGCGATATGCGACGCCATAGAGAAACTATGCAAGGCGCGCAAAAGAAATGGCACGCTTATGGGCCAATTTTTGAAAACGCTGGATTTAATGAGTTTGATGGCGACCATATTATCGCCGCCGCGCACGCAGAGCTTAATATCCCTGGTTACCATAAAGACGGTATTGCCAGCCATAAACTAGTGCAAAAAGCCGCGCTGGGGGCTTATTTAATAAAACAAGATAATCCTAGAAAAGCTTTTCAGGATTTGTTTTCCACTTCAATAAATCGCTGGATCAGTGGTGAGCACGATGATGATTATATTGAATCATGGCTGCAATTTACCCAGCGCTGCCGACAAGCATTATTCGATACGATAGAGCGAGCAGCAGGAAAGGATGTTGTAGTATTCACCTCTGGCGGGCCAATCACTGCGATTATTCAGCACTGCTTAGGCTTGAGTGATCATTATGCGTTTCAATTTAATGAAACATTAGTGAATGCAGGTATTACACAATTGCTCTACAACCCACAAGGCAGAATCAGCCTTGCCAGTTGCAACGAACAAGAGCATTTGATTAGCGCTGGTAAAAAGTTTTTAACCTATCGTTAA